A window from Shimia isoporae encodes these proteins:
- a CDS encoding ABC transporter permease: MSLSTAARLARREIRGGLRGFTVFLACLALGVATIAAIGSVRAAIETGLANEGAALLGGDAEMSFTYRRATDTELAWMTANADKASEIIDFRSMAVVPRADDAERALTQVKAVDSAYPLIGSVALEPDMPLTDALAGKDGLPGAVMQGLLVDRLGLAIGDTFKLGAQEFVLSARLIREPDSSGGFGLAPRTIVTIDGLSESGLIAPGTLFESRYRLALPAATNLALISSDANAKFESTGLRWRDSRNGAPGLSQFVDRFGAFLILVGLAGLAVGGVGVSTAIRAFLARKTETIATLRSLGATRNTIFATYFLQIGMVALVGIGIGLLIGALAPILLAPLILAVLPFPAVFTVYPLPLLEAALYGALTAAIFTLWPLARLEDVRPTSLFRDAMEARAPLPAPRYLIAVATLFVALLFAASLLSGSTRLTLWFAAGVVAAMVFLSLAALGLRGLVRSLAPRLRTQPALAWALAAIGRAREAATPVVLSLGLGLSVLATVGQVDGNLRNAIARDLPDVAPSFFFVDIQRDQMPDFSARLSANSEVSKVESAPMLRGVITRINGQPARDVAGDHWVIEGDRGVTYSAEIPENTKLTAGTWWPADYSGEPQISFADEEAEEMGVSLGDTMTVNVLGRDITATVTSFREVDFSTAGMGFIIAMNPSALAGAPHSFIATVYSSAQSEAGILRELSAAFPNITAIHIREAVGRVSDLVAQLANATTYGAAAILLTGLLVIIGAAAAGQQGRTYEAAVLKTLGATRAQILRSFALRAALLGAAAGVVALAVGVAGGWAVMTFVMESEFEVIWPNALLVVTTGLAANLIAGLIFSLPSLATRPARILRARD, encoded by the coding sequence ATGAGCCTTTCTACGGCCGCCCGCCTTGCACGACGCGAAATCCGCGGCGGCTTGCGCGGATTTACCGTGTTTCTGGCGTGCCTCGCTCTCGGCGTCGCCACCATAGCCGCCATCGGCTCTGTCCGCGCGGCCATCGAAACCGGTCTGGCGAATGAGGGTGCAGCCCTGCTTGGTGGCGACGCGGAAATGAGTTTCACTTACCGCCGCGCCACCGACACTGAATTGGCGTGGATGACCGCAAATGCCGACAAGGCTTCCGAAATCATCGACTTCAGGTCCATGGCCGTTGTTCCACGCGCCGACGACGCAGAACGTGCTCTCACACAGGTCAAGGCCGTGGACAGCGCCTACCCTTTGATCGGATCCGTCGCGCTTGAGCCTGACATGCCGCTGACAGATGCTCTTGCGGGAAAGGACGGTCTGCCTGGAGCCGTCATGCAGGGTTTGCTTGTGGATCGCCTCGGTCTGGCCATTGGCGACACCTTCAAACTGGGCGCACAGGAATTCGTGCTGTCCGCGCGCCTAATCCGTGAACCTGACAGTTCGGGCGGCTTCGGCCTCGCCCCGCGAACAATCGTCACCATCGACGGGCTGTCTGAATCGGGCCTGATTGCACCTGGCACACTGTTTGAAAGCCGATACAGATTGGCGCTGCCTGCCGCCACGAACCTCGCCCTGATCTCCTCCGACGCCAACGCAAAATTCGAAAGTACCGGCTTGCGCTGGCGTGACAGCCGCAATGGAGCCCCCGGCCTAAGCCAGTTTGTAGACCGTTTTGGAGCATTTCTTATCCTCGTAGGCCTTGCCGGTCTGGCGGTGGGTGGCGTTGGTGTCTCCACAGCCATTCGCGCCTTCCTTGCCCGCAAGACTGAAACAATTGCGACGCTGCGCAGCCTCGGCGCAACCCGCAACACAATCTTCGCGACCTACTTCCTGCAAATCGGCATGGTCGCACTGGTGGGCATCGGCATTGGCCTGCTGATCGGCGCTCTCGCCCCGATCCTCCTCGCGCCACTCATTCTTGCGGTACTCCCGTTTCCGGCGGTTTTCACCGTCTACCCCTTGCCGCTTCTGGAGGCGGCACTTTATGGCGCGCTCACCGCGGCAATCTTTACACTGTGGCCCCTCGCCCGCCTTGAAGATGTCCGGCCCACGTCCCTGTTTCGAGACGCGATGGAAGCCCGTGCGCCCCTGCCCGCCCCCCGTTACCTGATCGCCGTTGCCACACTCTTTGTCGCTTTGCTGTTTGCTGCCTCACTGTTGTCGGGCTCAACACGTCTTACACTGTGGTTCGCTGCGGGCGTGGTCGCCGCCATGGTATTCCTGAGCCTTGCAGCCTTGGGTCTTCGCGGCCTTGTCCGCAGCCTTGCCCCGCGTCTGCGGACCCAACCGGCACTGGCTTGGGCGCTGGCCGCAATCGGGCGTGCGCGGGAAGCCGCAACGCCCGTTGTCCTGTCCCTTGGCCTCGGTCTGTCGGTCCTTGCCACGGTCGGACAGGTTGACGGCAATCTTCGCAACGCCATCGCACGGGACCTGCCGGACGTGGCGCCGTCCTTCTTCTTTGTCGATATTCAACGCGATCAGATGCCTGACTTCTCCGCCCGCCTCTCGGCCAACAGCGAAGTCTCCAAAGTGGAAAGCGCCCCGATGTTACGCGGTGTAATCACCCGCATTAACGGTCAACCGGCGCGCGATGTTGCAGGCGACCACTGGGTGATCGAGGGCGATCGCGGCGTGACCTACTCTGCCGAAATCCCGGAGAACACCAAACTCACGGCAGGCACGTGGTGGCCCGCAGACTACTCCGGTGAACCACAGATCAGCTTTGCTGACGAAGAAGCCGAAGAAATGGGCGTGTCTCTGGGAGACACAATGACGGTCAACGTTCTGGGACGGGACATCACCGCCACAGTGACCAGCTTTCGTGAAGTCGACTTTTCCACTGCAGGTATGGGCTTCATCATCGCCATGAACCCCTCCGCACTCGCCGGAGCACCGCACAGCTTCATCGCAACCGTCTATTCATCTGCCCAATCCGAAGCCGGAATTCTGCGCGAACTGTCAGCAGCCTTCCCTAACATAACCGCGATCCACATCCGTGAAGCGGTCGGACGCGTTTCCGATTTGGTAGCCCAACTTGCGAACGCCACCACCTATGGCGCGGCCGCGATCCTTCTGACCGGCCTTTTGGTGATCATCGGCGCTGCCGCGGCAGGACAACAGGGACGCACCTATGAAGCGGCGGTTCTGAAAACCCTCGGCGCTACGCGGGCGCAAATCCTGCGCAGCTTCGCCCTTCGCGCCGCCCTGCTCGGAGCGGCGGCAGGTGTTGTTGCGCTTGCGGTTGGCGTCGCTGGCGGCTGGGCAGTGATGACCTTCGTGATGGAAAGCGAATTCGAGGTGATCTGGCCAAACGCGCTTCTGGTGGTCACGACCGGTCTGGCGGCAAACCTGATTGCGGGACTGATCTTTTCGCTCCCGTCACTGGCCACCCGCCCCGCCCGTATTCTCCGGGCGCGGGACTAA
- a CDS encoding ABC transporter ATP-binding protein gives MTSVLSLKDATLALDSNAGRVEILHGITLDVHKGETLALVGPSGSGKSSLLMLMGGLERATSGTIMALDQNLSQMSEDALAKFRRENMGVVFQNFHLIPTMTALENVATPLELAGRKDAMDRARAELDAVGLSHRADHYPSQMSGGEQQRVALARACAPSPKVLLADEPTGNLDQTTGETIMDLLFDLHAKRGTTLVLVTHSNELANRCGRIVRLRDGLIAQQAEAAE, from the coding sequence ATGACATCCGTTCTTTCCCTCAAAGATGCCACTTTGGCGCTTGATAGCAATGCCGGCCGTGTCGAAATCCTGCACGGGATCACGCTTGACGTTCACAAAGGCGAGACTTTGGCGCTTGTCGGTCCGTCCGGATCGGGCAAATCGAGCCTTCTGATGCTCATGGGCGGCTTGGAGCGCGCAACATCGGGTACGATCATGGCGTTGGATCAGAACCTTTCGCAAATGTCGGAAGATGCCTTGGCAAAGTTCCGGCGCGAAAACATGGGCGTTGTGTTTCAGAACTTTCACCTGATCCCGACGATGACCGCTCTGGAAAACGTGGCAACACCGCTTGAACTTGCGGGTCGCAAGGACGCAATGGACCGCGCGCGCGCAGAACTTGATGCCGTCGGTTTGTCACATCGGGCCGATCACTACCCGAGCCAGATGTCCGGAGGCGAACAACAGCGGGTGGCCCTCGCCCGCGCCTGCGCACCGTCTCCCAAGGTCCTCCTCGCGGATGAACCCACCGGCAACCTCGACCAGACCACCGGCGAAACCATCATGGATCTGCTGTTTGATCTTCATGCCAAACGCGGAACAACGCTCGTTCTTGTGACTCACTCCAACGAGCTGGCAAACCGCTGCGGCCGGATCGTGCGCCTGCGCGATGGTCTGATCGCGCAGCAAGCCGAGGCCGCAGAATGA
- a CDS encoding DUF1801 domain-containing protein: protein MSGNKTVPTGQDVPAFLATIEPARRRDDGLALLDLFGRVTGFEAKMWGPSIVGFGRYHYRYESGRTGDFLATGFSPRKANLSIYIMPGYQDYSDILDRLGKHKMGKSCLYINKLADVNMEVLEELIRTGLRDLNAKWPVLAD from the coding sequence ATGAGCGGCAACAAGACAGTACCTACCGGACAGGATGTCCCTGCATTTCTGGCCACGATCGAACCGGCGCGTCGGCGTGACGACGGGCTGGCATTGCTCGACCTGTTCGGGCGCGTCACAGGATTTGAAGCAAAGATGTGGGGGCCGTCGATCGTCGGTTTCGGTCGGTATCACTATCGGTACGAAAGCGGGCGCACGGGGGATTTCCTGGCAACCGGATTCAGCCCGCGCAAAGCAAACCTGTCGATATACATAATGCCAGGCTATCAGGACTATAGCGACATCCTGGACCGGCTTGGAAAACACAAGATGGGAAAAAGCTGCCTGTACATCAATAAGTTAGCTGATGTGAATATGGAGGTGCTGGAAGAGCTTATCCGGACCGGGCTTCGCGACCTTAATGCGAAGTGGCCGGTTTTGGCTGACTGA
- a CDS encoding RrF2 family transcriptional regulator produces MRITKRTNIAIRVLMFCAVNTGRLVTKHEIAQRCNASENHLAQVINQLAQMGVIHTQRGRNGGLALAREPAEIEIGDIFRAMEAPVPLAECFADVDNSCPLVEVCRLKLALQEALEVFYARLDRVTLDGLVCGNDALSALLAPKCRSA; encoded by the coding sequence GTGCGCATCACAAAACGGACCAATATCGCGATCAGGGTGCTGATGTTCTGTGCCGTGAATACGGGCCGATTGGTGACAAAGCACGAGATTGCCCAACGCTGCAACGCGTCGGAAAACCATTTGGCACAGGTTATCAATCAGCTGGCCCAGATGGGGGTAATTCACACCCAGCGCGGGCGGAACGGTGGTTTGGCTTTGGCGCGCGAACCGGCTGAAATCGAGATCGGAGACATATTCCGTGCTATGGAAGCACCGGTGCCGCTTGCAGAGTGTTTTGCCGACGTGGACAACTCTTGTCCGCTGGTTGAAGTCTGCCGTCTGAAGTTGGCCCTTCAGGAGGCGCTGGAAGTGTTTTATGCGCGGCTCGATCGTGTGACGCTGGATGGGCTTGTGTGTGGCAACGACGCCCTGTCGGCACTGCTGGCGCCAAAATGCCGGTCGGCATAA
- the gcvT gene encoding glycine cleavage system aminomethyltransferase GcvT, which yields MGELNRTPLYDLHVALGAKMVPFAGYEMPVQYALGVMKEHLHCRAQAGLFDVSHMGQVVLRGESYEAVARAFETLVPMDVLGLGEGRQRYGLFTNDGGGIEDDLMFANRGDHLFVVVNAACKEADIARMKAALEPEVSVEEITDRALIALQGPAAEAALAGLNPAVAGMSFMDVVTVELAGAECWVSRSGYTGEDGYEISVPEAQAEALAKALLEMDAVEPIGLGARDSLRLEAGLCLYGNDIDTSTSPVMAGLTWAIQKVRRAGGDRAGGFPGVDRIFGDLAEGVARKRVGLVPQGRAPMRAGTPIFAEAEGGDPIGEVTSGGFGPTYEGPVAMGYVGAAQAAVGTELFGEVRGKRMPVTVAKMPLVPANFKR from the coding sequence ATGGGTGAGCTGAACCGCACACCACTTTACGATTTGCACGTCGCGCTGGGCGCGAAGATGGTGCCGTTTGCAGGCTACGAAATGCCGGTGCAATACGCGCTGGGCGTGATGAAAGAGCATCTGCATTGCCGAGCGCAGGCGGGCTTGTTCGATGTGAGCCATATGGGGCAGGTTGTCCTGCGTGGCGAAAGTTACGAGGCCGTGGCGCGGGCGTTTGAAACACTTGTGCCGATGGATGTTCTTGGGCTCGGCGAAGGTCGCCAGCGTTATGGGCTTTTCACGAATGATGGCGGTGGCATCGAGGATGACCTGATGTTTGCCAATCGGGGCGATCATCTGTTTGTGGTCGTCAATGCCGCCTGCAAGGAGGCAGATATTGCCCGCATGAAGGCCGCGCTTGAGCCTGAGGTGTCCGTTGAGGAAATCACGGACCGTGCGCTGATTGCCTTGCAGGGCCCAGCGGCGGAGGCAGCGTTGGCAGGGCTCAATCCAGCGGTTGCAGGAATGAGCTTTATGGATGTCGTCACCGTCGAGTTGGCCGGTGCGGAGTGCTGGGTCAGCCGATCCGGGTACACCGGCGAAGACGGCTACGAGATTTCCGTTCCGGAAGCACAGGCGGAAGCATTGGCCAAGGCTTTGCTGGAAATGGATGCGGTTGAGCCAATCGGCCTTGGGGCGCGGGACAGTTTGCGACTTGAAGCAGGGCTGTGTCTTTATGGCAATGACATTGATACGAGCACGTCGCCCGTCATGGCTGGTTTGACATGGGCCATCCAGAAGGTGCGTCGCGCAGGTGGAGATCGCGCAGGCGGCTTCCCGGGTGTGGACCGGATTTTTGGCGACCTTGCGGAAGGCGTGGCCCGCAAGCGCGTGGGCCTAGTGCCACAGGGTCGCGCCCCGATGCGGGCGGGGACGCCCATCTTCGCGGAAGCTGAAGGTGGCGACCCGATTGGCGAAGTGACCTCTGGTGGATTTGGCCCGACATACGAAGGGCCGGTCGCAATGGGATACGTCGGCGCGGCGCAAGCCGCAGTCGGCACGGAACTTTTTGGCGAGGTGCGGGGCAAACGCATGCCCGTGACAGTGGCGAAGATGCCGCTGGTACCAGCCAATTTCAAACGTTGA
- a CDS encoding MBL fold metallo-hydrolase, with the protein MLKTPTISRRHLIAGAAALPVAAATGTQATAAADMMGVAQTRFNRMKLGNFEVTTLLVGTRTVEGPQNIFGMNVSADEFATASAANRIPTDAAQFFFTPTIVNTGSELILFDTGLSPEAISSALQAAGYSTDQVDTVVITHMHGDHVGGTAGENGVTFANAKHVTGAAEMNFWAGTDQNKAFEGKIRPNMDRFDMIDDGASVASGVTAMGAFGHTPGHMTYMLESEGQQMLLGADFTNHYVWSLAYPDWEVKFDMDKSAAAATRRKVLGMLAADNVPFVGYHMPFPAVGYVETHGDGFHYAPASYQFMMG; encoded by the coding sequence ATGCTGAAGACCCCAACGATTTCCCGCCGCCATTTGATCGCCGGCGCCGCTGCGTTGCCCGTCGCGGCGGCCACAGGCACCCAAGCCACCGCCGCTGCTGACATGATGGGCGTTGCCCAGACTCGCTTCAACCGCATGAAGCTGGGCAACTTTGAAGTCACCACACTTCTGGTTGGCACCCGCACCGTAGAAGGCCCGCAAAACATCTTCGGCATGAACGTTTCTGCTGACGAGTTTGCAACCGCATCCGCCGCCAACCGCATTCCCACCGACGCGGCACAGTTTTTCTTCACGCCCACGATCGTCAACACCGGCTCCGAGCTGATCCTGTTTGATACAGGCCTTAGCCCCGAGGCGATCTCCTCCGCGTTGCAAGCCGCGGGATATTCCACCGATCAGGTCGACACCGTTGTCATCACCCACATGCACGGTGACCACGTCGGCGGAACTGCCGGCGAAAACGGCGTAACCTTTGCAAACGCCAAGCACGTCACTGGCGCCGCCGAGATGAACTTCTGGGCTGGCACCGACCAAAACAAAGCCTTCGAAGGCAAGATCCGCCCCAACATGGATCGGTTCGACATGATCGACGACGGCGCCTCCGTGGCGTCCGGTGTGACGGCCATGGGCGCATTCGGACACACGCCGGGCCATATGACATACATGCTCGAAAGCGAGGGGCAGCAAATGCTGCTCGGCGCGGACTTCACCAATCACTATGTATGGTCGCTGGCCTACCCTGATTGGGAAGTAAAATTCGACATGGACAAATCTGCCGCTGCCGCCACACGTCGCAAGGTGCTTGGTATGCTGGCCGCGGACAATGTGCCTTTCGTGGGCTACCACATGCCATTCCCAGCTGTTGGGTACGTCGAAACCCACGGCGACGGCTTCCACTACGCGCCGGCAAGCTATCAGTTCATGATGGGCTGA
- a CDS encoding gamma-glutamylcyclotransferase family protein, which translates to MSTPYFFGYGSLVNTRTHDYADAQPAQLLGWKRAWVATDLRPFAFLSAEPELNSVIDGLIAHVPGNDWAALDQREFAYDRMDASADVTHAKSDPIRIAVYSVSNERRVRAETPPRILLSYLDVVVQGYLRVFGRQGVADFFATTDGWSAEVLDDRAAPIYPRHQRLSDEETSLVDHHLAALEATRVQPS; encoded by the coding sequence ATGAGCACGCCCTATTTCTTTGGCTATGGCAGCCTTGTGAACACCCGCACGCATGACTACGCCGACGCGCAACCGGCGCAGCTTTTGGGCTGGAAACGGGCGTGGGTCGCCACCGATTTGCGGCCGTTTGCCTTTCTCAGCGCAGAGCCGGAACTGAACTCCGTCATTGACGGCCTGATCGCGCATGTTCCAGGCAATGACTGGGCTGCTCTGGATCAACGGGAATTTGCTTACGATCGTATGGACGCCAGCGCCGACGTGACACACGCCAAATCCGACCCCATACGCATTGCCGTGTATTCTGTTTCAAATGAAAGACGCGTTCGCGCCGAAACTCCGCCTCGCATCTTGCTCAGCTATCTGGACGTGGTCGTTCAGGGGTACCTTCGCGTCTTCGGGCGACAAGGTGTTGCGGACTTCTTTGCAACGACTGACGGTTGGTCCGCAGAAGTTCTTGATGATCGCGCCGCGCCTATCTATCCGCGCCACCAAAGGCTTTCCGATGAAGAAACATCTTTGGTGGATCATCATCTGGCCGCTCTTGAGGCAACACGCGTGCAGCCCTCCTGA
- a CDS encoding arylesterase: protein MENRSSLYGLATGWGKALAFSVFAGFGAGSVVAEPVVVAALGDSLTHGYGLPQGDGFVPQLSAWLSGEGVDVVVQNAGVSGDTTQGGLARVGWTLGPDVDAMIVALGGNDVLRGIDPGVSMDNLAGILDAAQAADVAVLLVGMTAPMNYGAEYKAAFDSMYGTLSEEYGVMLAPDFFEGLRDVAPEDLGTVMQPDGIHPNKEGVARIVALLGPYVAALVASAQ, encoded by the coding sequence TTGGAAAATCGTTCATCTCTATATGGGCTTGCTACCGGTTGGGGCAAGGCTTTGGCATTCAGCGTTTTTGCCGGATTTGGTGCCGGATCGGTTGTGGCCGAGCCAGTGGTTGTTGCCGCGCTAGGAGATAGCCTGACACATGGGTACGGCTTGCCGCAGGGAGACGGTTTTGTGCCGCAACTATCGGCCTGGCTCAGCGGTGAGGGCGTGGATGTCGTTGTGCAGAATGCGGGCGTGTCGGGTGACACCACCCAGGGCGGGCTGGCGCGGGTTGGCTGGACGCTTGGGCCGGATGTGGATGCAATGATTGTAGCGCTTGGCGGCAACGATGTTTTGCGGGGTATCGATCCAGGCGTAAGTATGGACAACCTCGCCGGAATTCTGGATGCGGCCCAAGCGGCGGATGTGGCGGTGTTACTGGTCGGCATGACGGCTCCGATGAATTACGGGGCGGAGTACAAGGCTGCGTTCGACAGCATGTACGGGACGCTCTCGGAAGAGTACGGAGTGATGCTTGCTCCAGACTTTTTTGAGGGGTTGCGGGATGTTGCACCGGAGGATCTTGGCACGGTGATGCAACCCGACGGCATACATCCAAACAAAGAAGGTGTGGCGCGGATCGTGGCTCTGCTTGGACCCTATGTGGCGGCGCTGGTCGCAAGCGCGCAGTAG
- the gcvH gene encoding glycine cleavage system protein GcvH: MKYTEEHEWLRVEGDLVVVGITEHASEQLGDVVFVELPEAGTEVTKDEEVCVIESVKAASDILAPLDGEIVEVNEPLVDEPGKVNEDPLEGAWFFKMKASDLSQMDDYMDENEYKDFIG; encoded by the coding sequence ATGAAATATACCGAAGAGCACGAATGGTTGCGTGTCGAAGGTGACCTTGTGGTGGTTGGCATCACGGAACACGCCAGCGAACAGTTGGGCGACGTGGTGTTCGTGGAACTACCGGAAGCCGGCACCGAGGTGACCAAGGACGAAGAGGTCTGTGTGATCGAGTCCGTGAAGGCCGCGTCCGACATTCTGGCGCCGCTGGATGGTGAAATCGTAGAGGTCAACGAACCGCTGGTGGATGAACCGGGCAAGGTCAATGAGGACCCGCTGGAAGGCGCATGGTTCTTCAAGATGAAGGCGTCTGATCTGAGCCAGATGGACGACTACATGGATGAGAACGAATACAAGGATTTCATTGGGTAA
- the gcvP gene encoding aminomethyl-transferring glycine dehydrogenase, giving the protein MPFTPTDYLPYDFANRRHIGPSPDEMAEMLDALGVDSLDALIDDTVPDSIRQKESLDFGRPFSERELMRHMRETAAKNKVLTSLIGQGYYGTVTPPAIQRNILENPAWYTAYTPYQPEISQGRLEALLNFQTMVSDLTGLEIANASLLDEATACAEAMTMAQRVSKSKAKAFFVDENCHPQNIAVMQTRAAPLDIEVIVGNPDDLEADKVFGAVFQYPGTYGDVRDFTKEIAALHETKAIGVVAADILALTLLKEPGAMGADIAVGSTQRFGVPVGYGGPHAAYMATKDSYKRAMPGRIIGVSIDSHGDRAYRLSLQTREQHIRREKANSNVCTAQALLAVMASMYGVFHGPKGLKAIAQRIHRKTVRLAKGLQDAGFTVEPEVYFDTITVDVGLLQRGVLQAAVQEGINLRRVGKTKVGISLDEASRPQTVEAVWRAFGIDRKDDEFEPEYNIPDAIGRESSYLDHPIFHMNRAETEMMRYMRRLADRDLALDRAMIPLGSCTMKLNAAVEMMPVSWREFSLMHPFAPKDQAQGYEELITDLNDKLCQITGYDAISMQPNSGAQGEYAGLLTIAAYHRGRGEGHRNICLIPMSAHGTNPASAQMVGWKVVPVKSAENGDIDLEDFRAKAEKHSENLAGCMITYPSTHGVFEDTVHDVCAITHEHGGQVYIDGANLNAMVGLARPGDVGGDVSHLNLHKTFCIPHGGGGPGMGPIGVKAHLVPHLPGHPETGGQEGPVSAAPFGSPSLLPISWAYVLLMGGEGLTQATRVAILNANYIAKRLEGAFDVLYKGPSGRVAHECIIDTRPFAESAGITVDDIAKRLMDCGFHAPTMSWPVAGTLMIEPTESETKAELDRFCEAMLAIREEIRAVEEGEIDAENNPLKNAPHTMQDLVKDWDRPYSREQGCFPPGSFKVDKYWPPVGRVDNAYGDRNLVCICPPMEDYAEAAE; this is encoded by the coding sequence ATGCCCTTCACGCCTACTGACTACCTGCCATATGACTTTGCCAATCGCCGTCACATCGGCCCGTCGCCGGACGAAATGGCGGAGATGCTCGACGCGCTTGGCGTGGACAGCCTTGATGCGCTGATCGATGACACTGTTCCGGATAGCATCCGGCAGAAAGAGTCGCTGGATTTCGGCCGCCCGTTTTCTGAACGTGAATTGATGCGCCACATGCGTGAAACCGCTGCGAAAAACAAAGTGCTGACCAGCCTGATTGGCCAAGGGTACTATGGAACCGTTACGCCCCCGGCCATCCAGCGCAACATTCTGGAAAATCCGGCGTGGTATACGGCCTATACGCCTTATCAACCGGAAATCTCGCAAGGCCGCCTTGAGGCGTTGTTGAATTTCCAGACCATGGTGAGCGACCTGACTGGTCTTGAGATCGCCAATGCCTCTCTGCTGGATGAGGCCACGGCCTGCGCAGAAGCGATGACGATGGCGCAGCGTGTCAGTAAATCCAAAGCCAAGGCGTTCTTCGTGGACGAAAATTGCCACCCGCAGAACATTGCAGTGATGCAGACCCGTGCCGCCCCGCTGGACATTGAGGTCATTGTCGGAAATCCGGACGACCTTGAAGCGGACAAGGTGTTTGGAGCGGTGTTCCAGTATCCCGGCACTTACGGTGATGTGCGTGATTTCACCAAGGAAATCGCCGCCCTTCACGAAACCAAGGCTATTGGTGTCGTAGCTGCCGATATTCTGGCACTGACCCTTCTGAAAGAACCTGGCGCGATGGGGGCCGACATTGCGGTCGGCAGCACGCAACGGTTCGGTGTCCCTGTGGGTTATGGCGGTCCGCACGCGGCCTATATGGCCACCAAGGATTCCTATAAGCGCGCGATGCCGGGCCGGATCATCGGGGTGTCTATCGACAGCCATGGTGACCGTGCCTATCGCCTGTCCCTGCAAACTCGCGAGCAGCACATTCGCCGAGAGAAAGCCAACTCAAACGTTTGCACGGCGCAGGCTCTGCTGGCGGTCATGGCGTCGATGTACGGGGTTTTCCACGGTCCCAAAGGCCTCAAAGCGATTGCGCAGCGCATTCACCGCAAGACGGTCCGTCTGGCCAAAGGCCTGCAAGACGCGGGTTTTACCGTGGAACCGGAGGTGTATTTCGACACGATCACCGTGGACGTGGGGCTGTTGCAGCGTGGCGTTTTGCAGGCCGCGGTTCAGGAGGGGATCAACCTGCGCCGCGTGGGCAAAACCAAGGTTGGGATATCATTGGACGAAGCCAGCCGGCCACAAACCGTGGAAGCTGTTTGGCGGGCCTTTGGAATTGATCGCAAGGACGACGAATTCGAACCCGAGTACAATATTCCGGACGCGATTGGGCGTGAGAGCAGCTATCTGGATCACCCGATTTTCCACATGAACCGCGCGGAAACAGAGATGATGCGCTATATGCGTCGTCTGGCGGATCGTGATCTGGCACTCGATCGCGCCATGATTCCACTTGGATCTTGCACGATGAAGCTCAATGCGGCGGTCGAGATGATGCCCGTGAGCTGGCGTGAATTCTCGCTGATGCACCCGTTTGCGCCGAAAGATCAGGCGCAAGGGTATGAGGAACTCATCACGGACCTGAACGACAAGCTGTGCCAGATCACCGGTTATGACGCGATTTCCATGCAGCCCAATTCCGGCGCACAGGGCGAGTATGCAGGGCTATTGACCATCGCTGCGTACCACCGCGGTCGCGGGGAAGGGCACCGCAACATCTGTCTGATCCCGATGAGCGCTCATGGCACGAATCCGGCATCGGCACAGATGGTGGGATGGAAAGTGGTTCCGGTGAAATCGGCAGAAAATGGCGATATCGATCTGGAAGACTTCCGCGCCAAGGCGGAAAAGCACAGCGAGAACCTTGCGGGTTGTATGATCACCTATCCGTCCACCCACGGGGTATTCGAAGACACTGTGCACGACGTCTGTGCGATCACCCATGAACATGGTGGACAGGTTTATATCGACGGGGCGAACCTCAATGCGATGGTCGGTCTGGCGCGTCCGGGCGATGTCGGGGGCGATGTCAGCCACCTGAATCTGCACAAGACCTTTTGTATTCCGCATGGCGGCGGCGGTCCCGGCATGGGTCCGATCGGCGTGAAGGCACACCTTGTTCCGCATCTTCCGGGCCATCCGGAAACTGGCGGGCAAGAAGGGCCGGTATCAGCCGCGCCGTTTGGTTCTCCAAGCCTGTTGCCGATCAGCTGGGCCTATGTGCTTTTGATGGGCGGAGAGGGTCTGACGCAAGCGACGCGGGTTGCGATCCTGAACGCCAACTACATCGCGAAGCGCCTCGAAGGCGCGTTTGACGTGCTGTACAAAGGTCCGTCCGGACGGGTGGCGCACGAGTGCATCATCGATACGCGCCCCTTTGCTGAAAGCGCGGGTATCACGGTAGACGATATTGCCAAGCGCCTCATGGACTGTGGGTTCCACGCACCGACGATGAGCTGGCCGGTTGCGGGCACACTCATGATCGAGCCGACGGAAAGTGAAACCAAGGCGGAGCTGGACCGGTTCTGCGAGGCGATGCTGGCGATCCGCGAAGAAATCCGTGCGGTGGAAGAAGGCGAAATAGATGCGGAAAACAACCCGCTGAAGAACGCGCCCCATACCATGCAGGATTTGGTCAAGGATTGGGACCGGCCTTATTCCCGCGAGCAAGGATGCTTCCCTCCGGGTTCGTTCAAAGTCGACAAGTATTGGCCGCCAGTGGGACGCGTCGATAACGCCTATGGCGACCGCAATCTTGTTTGCATCTGCCCGCCGATGGAGGACTATGCCGAAGCGGCAGAGTGA